In Pectobacterium actinidiae, the DNA window GAAGGCGATCGCTGGTACGGGCGCGGCAGCGCCGATAACAAAGGCCAGCACAGTATCAATCTGATGGCGCTGGAGCAGGTGTTTCAGGCACGCGGGCAGCGTTTAGGTTTCAACTGCAAACTGCTGTTCGAGATGGGCGAAGAAATTGGTTCACCGGGGCTTGCCGAGCTGTGTCACCAGCATAAACAAGCGCTGGCCGCCGATATCTTTATCGCCTCCGATGGACCGCGCCTCAGCGCAGAACGCCCGACGCTGTTCCTCGGCTCTCGCGGCTGCATCAATTTCCGTTTGTGCATCAAGGCACGCGATCGAGCCTACCACTCTGGCAACTGGGGCGGACTGCTGAGCAATCCGGGCACGCAGTTGGCGAACGCCGTGGCCAGTCTGGTGGATGGACAAGGACGGATGAAGATCGACGCCCTGCTGCCACCGCCGTTAACGCCCGCGCTGCGGGAAATCCTCAGTACCATTGACCCCGCAGGCAGCGAGGGCGATCCGGCGATTGATGAAAATTGGGGTGAAGACGGTCTCACGCCTGCCGAACGGCTATTTGGCTGGAACACGCTGGAAGTGCTGTCGTTCATTACCGGCAACCCGAGCAAGCCGGTGAATGCCATTCCCGCCGACGCCACGGCGATTTGCCAGTTGCGCTTTGTGGTCGACACCGACTGGCAGCATCTGGCGCAACATGTGCGCCAACACCTCGACCAGCACGGCTTTACGCAGGTGGAGATTGAGGTACTTAATACCTCTCCGGCGACGCGCTTTAACCCTGAAGATCCGCTGGTGAACTGGACGCTGGCGCTGATGCAGCAAATTAGCGGCAAACAGCCCGCGCTGTTACCGAATCTGGGCGGCTCGCTGCCTAATGACGTGTTCGCCGACATCCTCGGCCTGCCGACGCTGTGGATCCCCCACTCCTATCCGGCATGCGGCCAGCACGCGGTCAACGAGCACCTGCTGAAATCCGTCGCCCGCGAAGGGTTAGCGATCATGACTGGCCTGTTCTGGGAACTGGGGGAGCAAGGCGATACGTTACTAGATGAACACAGAGGGTATGCACATCAGAAGTGATGTTTAGAACCTGGTCACTGCTGTATAAACGCAAAAGTGGCCGTATCAAACGGCCACTAAACGCAATGAAACAACCATTTATCTTTACTGTATCATCAAAGAATAGCACTTAAGCCTTTTCTCTCGATGACCTCCAGTATTCGTAACGCCGCACCCGTTGGTGCGCTTACTCCACGTTCCCATTTCTGAACGCTGTTGGCTGACATATTAATGATGCCAGCCAGTTGGCTTTGACTAATTTTTTCACGCTCACGGATGGCCCGCACTCTGCTCGCGTCCATACTCGCGCGTGATTCCGTTTTTTGACTTTCCGCTACCAAGCGATTGATAGCGTCAAGGTCTACGTCACTGGCCGTTCCTGCGGCATGTTGACGCTGAATCATACTCTGTATATTTAATAAGCGCTTATCAACCATTTATCACCTCAACAAGCTCTTTGTTTTTAAGGTCTGTTTCGAGATCGGCATCAGATTTATTTTTAAACACCGTTGACGCAATTTTAAAAGCTGCCAATACATCATCGGGAATTTCTTTCCCACGCATTGATACCGTGTTTTTCTCCCATCCTTCAAAGAAAAACACCTTACCTTCTCGATGATAAGCCACTATTGTCCGAGCACCGCTACGTTTACCCAGACTGGTAGCAACGCGCTTTTTATAAACACCGCCACCGAGGCCTCCTTTATCTGGATGATCCATAATGTCTGCCGCAATATCACGTAACTGTTGATCGGTTATGCCTGATTTTCTGCGAGATTTATTGTAGTGACGCTCAACAAAAATCCTTTTTTGTCCCATGTTTTCCCCATAAAAAATGCCCGATATTACTATGGTAATAACTACCATAGTAATATCGGGCAATAGCGTCAACCGATTCGGGAGTCGTTTACTCGGATTGCGTGCCTTTCTTCATCCACTCAGGCTTCTGGAACGCGTGGAACATGGAGTTTTTGTCCTCAAAGAACGCGGCGAATTCCGGGGATTGAACGGCGGCTTTCAGATCCTGAGCAAACGGTTTGTCGGCATCCTCCGCACGTA includes these proteins:
- a CDS encoding type II toxin-antitoxin system RelE/ParE family toxin; the protein is MVVITIVISGIFYGENMGQKRIFVERHYNKSRRKSGITDQQLRDIAADIMDHPDKGGLGGGVYKKRVATSLGKRSGARTIVAYHREGKVFFFEGWEKNTVSMRGKEIPDDVLAAFKIASTVFKNKSDADLETDLKNKELVEVING
- a CDS encoding helix-turn-helix domain-containing protein, translated to MVDKRLLNIQSMIQRQHAAGTASDVDLDAINRLVAESQKTESRASMDASRVRAIREREKISQSQLAGIINMSANSVQKWERGVSAPTGAALRILEVIERKGLSAIL
- a CDS encoding M20 family metallopeptidase — translated: MTSADLIRIACERFDRGEFKQTLARRIAHASESQKSGNRPALNHYLTDEIQPALQAMGFNVSLITSSDERYPPFLLAERIEDPSLPTVLSYGHGDVVFGDEENWRDGLTPWELVEEGDRWYGRGSADNKGQHSINLMALEQVFQARGQRLGFNCKLLFEMGEEIGSPGLAELCHQHKQALAADIFIASDGPRLSAERPTLFLGSRGCINFRLCIKARDRAYHSGNWGGLLSNPGTQLANAVASLVDGQGRMKIDALLPPPLTPALREILSTIDPAGSEGDPAIDENWGEDGLTPAERLFGWNTLEVLSFITGNPSKPVNAIPADATAICQLRFVVDTDWQHLAQHVRQHLDQHGFTQVEIEVLNTSPATRFNPEDPLVNWTLALMQQISGKQPALLPNLGGSLPNDVFADILGLPTLWIPHSYPACGQHAVNEHLLKSVAREGLAIMTGLFWELGEQGDTLLDEHRGYAHQK